In the Streptomyces fradiae ATCC 10745 = DSM 40063 genome, AGAACGACTGGTACGACACGGCCTTGCTGCCGTCGCCACTGTGGCTGCGGACCACCGTGGTCACGTTGGCCGAGGGCCGGCCTGGGCGTCGGTCGAGTCGAGGAGATGGGCGCGGCGCTGGCCGGCACGCCGGAGACATGCGACACGATCCTGCTGGGCCGGGTGACGTTCACCGAAGGGGCCGGGTACTGGCCGACGGTGGCGAACGGCGAGGACGCCGGCTTCGCCCAGTGGATCGACAAGTCGCCGAAGCACGTCGTGTCCTCGACCCTGGACAGCGTCGACGACTGGTCCAACAGCACTCTGCTCAAGGGCGACCCGGCCGCCGCGGTCAAGGAGCTCAAGGCGGGCGAGGGCAAGGACCTCACCGTCGCGGGCAGCCCGACACTGGTGCGTTCCCCGCTTGAACAGGACCTGCTGGACGAGCTGGTCCTGCTGATCCACCCGGTCGTCGCCAGCGAGGGCCGCAAGAAACCGTTCGCCGACGACGCCCGGCTGAAGAAGCTGGAGCCGGTCAGCGCCCAGCCCACCAGCAGCGGCGTGATCATCGCGGCCTACCGATCGGTGTGCTGATCCGGTACGGGCCGCTTTCCGGACCGGATCATGACGCTCGTCGGTCGATCGCAGGGCGCCAGTTCTTCGGGCGGGGAGGTCTACCGCAGGCCGCCAGTCCGCCAGTCCGCCCGGTCGTAGCCTTCCCTCATGGTCCCGATGATCCGCGCCGCCAGCTTGCGCGGCTTCGTCCCGCTCGTCGAGCGACTGGGTGGTGAAGCGGACGCGCTACTCGCCCGGTTCGGCCTCGCCCGGCAGGCGCTGGACTCGGACGAGGCTCTCATCCCCATCACGGCCAACGACCTCGTCCTCGACGCGGCAGCGGCCGAGCTCGGCTGCCCGGACCTCGGCCTGCGCCTGGCGGAGGCGCAGGACCTGAGCATTCTCGGCCCGCTGGCGGGGGTGATCGAATCGTCCTCGACGGTCGCCGAGGCACTGGCCCTCGCGTCGAGGTACATGTTCGTCCACAGCCCGGCGCTCAGCGTCGGGGTCCAGGCCGACCCTCGGGGAAGCCGCGGTGTCGTCGCCCTGACCTATCGGAAGGACCTGCACGAGTCGCCGTACTCGCCGCAGGCCATAGAGCTCGGGCTCGGACTGTTCTACCAGGTCGCGGTGATGCTGGTCGGCAGCCGGACCGGGCTGCGGTCCGTCGAGGTCCCGCACCAGCCGCAGTCCCCGGTCTCCCGCTACACCGGATTCTTCGGAGCCGACGTCACATTCGGCTGCCGCGCAGCCGCGCTCCGGGTGGAACGTCATCTCCTCGACGAGCAGTTCGCCACCGCCGACGAGGCGATCCGGCGCCTGGCGGTGGACTACCTCGCCAGCCACTACCCCGACCCCGCACGCAAGGTGTCCACGCAGGTCCGGCGTGCCCTGACCGGAAGCCTGGGCACCACCTCTCCGGCGATCACGGGCGTCGCCCGCCTCCTCTCCGTGCACCCGCGCACCCTCCAGCGCAAGCTCGCAGCCGAGGGCGCGTCGTTCGAAGCGATCCTCGACGAGGTACGGCGCGACGCGGCTCACCGCTACCTCACCACGACCGACCTCCCGCTGGGGCAGGTCGCGGCGCTTGTCGGGTTCACCGAGCAGTCCACTCTCAGCCATGCCGTCCGGCGCTGGTACGGGGCCAGCCCGCGCGAGCTGCGGCGGACCGCGCAGCATCCTGCCCCTGGCAGCCGTACGGAATTGTCGCGCTGAAACAAGTCTCGGACCCCGTCTCGGCTGCACTCTGAGGGCCGGCAGACCCCCGAGGAGGCACTCATGGTGCAGCCGGCCCAGCAATCCGGCCCGGACCTCACCGAGATCGGCGCCCGCCCGATCCCCGAGTTCGACGGCGTGCACGACGTCTGGCCGCGCGGCAAGCGGCTCGCTGCGGTGCGGCGTGCCGCCGCGGCGTACAAGGAGCGTTTCAAGGCGCAGGGTCAGGTCCGAGCGGTGAAGTCGGTGGACATTGCGGCGGCGCCCTACCCGGTCGCCTACGCCTTCCACAACGCCGTGTCGGTGCCCACGCTCCCGCTGATCTCGATGATCAACCGGATGATCACCGTCCAGTACGACGACTGGAACGGCGCCCCGCGCACGCTCGTGTTCGAGCCCACGGTCCCCGACGGCTCCGCGCAGGCGCCGTTCTACCAGAACCTGCGGAAGTTCATGGACAAGGTGCCGGGCGGCGATCTCATCGGGAAGGCCGTCCTCAAGTACTACAACGAACCCGGCGACGTCCTGACGAAGCTCGGCCTGAGCGCCGACGACATCGACTTCTGCACCTTCGACCACCTGCACGTGCAGGACCCGCGGATGATCCTCGGCTCCACCGAGGCCATCGAGGGCGAGAACACACCACGCCGGCCGCTGTTCGGCGATGCGAGGATGCTCGTGCACAGCCGCGAGCTCGCCACCCTCCAGTCACTGCACCCCATGCAGTGGGCGTGGTACATCGACGGCGGACTCGGCGGCGTCGACCCGGCGAAGTTCGTGACCTTCGACGGCGACATCGAGCTCGGGCCCGGTCTGACCCTCCTGTGGACACCCGGCCACACCGACGGCAACCACTCCCTCGTGATCAACACCCCGGACGGCGTCTGGGTCTCCTCGGAGAACGGCATCTCCCTGGACAACTGGCAGCCGGAACTGTCGAAGATCCCCGGCGTGCGCAAGTACCACGAACGGTTCGGCCGCGAGATCTGCCCCAACGCCAACACCCTGGAAGACTCCCTCGACCAATACGACTCCATGGTCAAGGAGAAGACCCTCGCCGACCCCGGCAAGCGGGATCCGCGCCGGCTTCAGATTCTGCCCTCGACCGAACTCGCCCCGTGGAAGCGGTTCTGGCCCGTCGTCCCCACCCACGTCCACGGCGGGATCGGCTACGGCGAGATCAAAGCGGGGTTGCGATGACCCCTCCGCCCGCCGGCGCCGTCGTCACCGGCGCGGGACGCGGTCTCGGACGTCTGCTCGCGGCACTACTGGTCGAACGCGGGTACCGCGTGCTGGTCACCGACATCGACGAGGCAGCCGCCCGCGCCACGGCACAGAAACTCGGACCCGACGTCCTGTGGGCCACCGTGGACGTACGGGACGAGGAACAGGTCGCCGCCGCGCGCGACCACGTCATGACGGAGGCAGGCCGACTCGACATCTGGGTGAACAACGCCGGCGTCCTCGCCACCGGACCGGCCTGGGAGCAGCCGCCCGAGGCACGCCGGCTGATGCTGGAGGTCAACGCGCTGGGCACGGTCAACGGCACCGTCACCGCGATCGAGGCCATGCGGGACGCAGGCGGACACATCGTCAACATCGTGTCGCTCGCGGGCCTGACCGCAGTGCCGGGCGAAGCCGTCTACGCGGCGTCGAAGCACGCGGCGATCGGATTCAGCCTCAGCACCCTCGCCGACCTGCGCCTGGCCGGCATCGAGGACATCGACATCTCCTGCGTCTGTCCCGACGGCATCTGGACACCGATGCTCCACGACAAGCTCGACGACCCCGCGTCCGCACTCTCCTTCTCCGGCCGGCTCCTCCAGCCTACCGACGTGGTCACTGCCGTACGCAAAGTGCTCGACCGCCCTCGTCCGGTCACCTCGGTGCCGGGCTGGCGCGGACTGCAGGTGCGCCTCGCCGACGCGTTCCCGGGACTCGGCCTGCGCGCCCTGCCCCTGATGGTGGCGCGAGGCAGGCGCGTCCAGCACAGGATGTCGGCACGCCTCCGGCAGGGCGCCTGAGTACCCTCGCCCGAGACCCGTGAAGTCGGCCGCCCACGACGCGGCGCGATCGCTGCCGGGCACGACCGTGGTGCCGGAGCAGAATGAAGCGGAGATCATAAGGCACATCACGGAGGTCCCATGAGGGAGCGGGCGCGGACACCGTCGCGCCTGCCCTTCCGTCGGAACCGGCGGTCGCGGAACCGGACTGGATCCCGACGACGACCATGGCGGCGCAGGCGGTGAGAGCAGGTGGAGTCGGTCGCCGACAGCCTGGTTGGACAGGCCGTCGGCGACCAGGGAGATCACTTCGGCCTCACGCCGGGTCAGGGAGGTGCCGGGGTGCGCAGCCGGTTCATCAGCCGGTCCGCGGCGGCCGGCGCCGGCGTGGTGCGGCCCGCGGCCGCGGTGCGTGCAGCGGCGGCCAGGTCCTCGGGGGCGTCTTTGAGGAGGTAGCCAGTAGTGCCGGCCACGCGGACGACTAGCCAGCGCAGAGGGCTGCTTCCGCGAGCGCCCTGGAGGCGCACGAGCGCATCAACCACGGCCGTCGGGCCGCGCATGCTCACACCAGGCCGAGTGCCCGCAGTGCGCGGTGCTGACTTGGTGCTGACTTGACCGGCCAGAAGATGTAGCAGACCCCGCCCGTACCGCTCCTGACCTTGCCGTTCGCGTCGTACCTCTTCGTACGGAGCCAGATGTTCTCCCACTCGCGCCGCCGGTAGACCCGGCGGACGGCCTGGTTGGTCGGGGAGGCCGGGTCGTTGGCGATGATGTCGCCGCCGGGGGTGAGGCCGATGACGGTCATCAGGTGCCCGGCCGTGCCGTAGCCCGCCCCGGTCAGCTCGCCCTCCAGGAACGACTGGGACGTGATCACCGGGATGCCTGCGTCGATCAGGGTCTCCAGGTCGGTGAGGGAGCGCAGCCGGGTCACCACGGCGTTCATGTCGTCGTAGGTCGCGGCGTACGCGGCGTTGAAGGGCCAGTTGCCGCACCCCGCGTACTGGCTGTCGTAGGTGAAGCGGGCGGCGTGGCAGACCTGCGGGTCGGCGTAGGAGGGGTCGACCCAGGAGAGCTGGCGGGCCGTGGGGCGGCGGCCCCAGAACTCGACGATCATCTGCGAGGAGGTGGGGCTGCACCACGCCTCGCCCCCGTTGTCGTACTCCGGGTACTGCCCGATGTGGGTGTTCTGCGAGTAGCGCGGGACGAGCAGCTCGCGCACGGTGCGGTGCTCGGCTGCGGGGACGGTGAAGCGGTCCGGTACGTCGGAGGCCATCGCGCCGGCCCGCCACACGGTCGGCGTGCGGTCGGTGCCGGGCTCGCGGTGGAGGGTGAGGCGGAGCCGGTACGAGACGGGGCGGTGCCCGCCGTCGGTGCCGGCCGCCGCGACGGTGTCCGTCCAGACGGTGGTCCGGCCGTCCCCCTGGCCGTCGACGGAGGTGCGGCGGATGTCGCCGTCGCCGGCCGCCCAGCGGGCCATCACGTACCAGGGCGAGTCGGTGCCGTCCCCGTACCCGGCCGACAGTTCGACGGTGATCCAGGTACCGGCGGGGGTGTCGGCGTTCCAGGACGCGATCAGCTCGGTCGCGGGCGCCGGCAGCGTGTGGCGCGGCGAGGTCCAGGTGGCGTACTCCCACCGCGCGGTGGTGCCGGTGTGCGGGTCGGTGTGGGCGACACGGCCGGCCGGGGTGTCGATGACGATGCCGGGGCGGGGTCCTGCGACCGCGCGGACGCCGTCGGCGGTGCCGGAGCCCCACTCCGCGAAGGTGGTCCAGAAGCGGTTGTCGACGAGCGGCTCGGCGGTGGCCGCGCCGCCCCGGGCGGCGTCCGGGGCGGCGACGGCGGCGCCCGGTGGGGGCGTGGCGGGGTCGGCGCCCGCGGGGTGGGGCGGGGCGGCGGGGCCGGCCGCCGCCGGGGTGGTGCCGGAGGCGGCGACGGTGGC is a window encoding:
- a CDS encoding AraC family transcriptional regulator, yielding MVPMIRAASLRGFVPLVERLGGEADALLARFGLARQALDSDEALIPITANDLVLDAAAAELGCPDLGLRLAEAQDLSILGPLAGVIESSSTVAEALALASRYMFVHSPALSVGVQADPRGSRGVVALTYRKDLHESPYSPQAIELGLGLFYQVAVMLVGSRTGLRSVEVPHQPQSPVSRYTGFFGADVTFGCRAAALRVERHLLDEQFATADEAIRRLAVDYLASHYPDPARKVSTQVRRALTGSLGTTSPAITGVARLLSVHPRTLQRKLAAEGASFEAILDEVRRDAAHRYLTTTDLPLGQVAALVGFTEQSTLSHAVRRWYGASPRELRRTAQHPAPGSRTELSR
- a CDS encoding dihydrofolate reductase family protein; the protein is MGAALAGTPETCDTILLGRVTFTEGAGYWPTVANGEDAGFAQWIDKSPKHVVSSTLDSVDDWSNSTLLKGDPAAAVKELKAGEGKDLTVAGSPTLVRSPLEQDLLDELVLLIHPVVASEGRKKPFADDARLKKLEPVSAQPTSSGVIIAAYRSVC
- a CDS encoding peptidase C39 family protein — protein: MTEPASRRTVLAAALATASAATVAASGTTPAAAGPAAPPHPAGADPATPPPGAAVAAPDAARGGAATAEPLVDNRFWTTFAEWGSGTADGVRAVAGPRPGIVIDTPAGRVAHTDPHTGTTARWEYATWTSPRHTLPAPATELIASWNADTPAGTWITVELSAGYGDGTDSPWYVMARWAAGDGDIRRTSVDGQGDGRTTVWTDTVAAAGTDGGHRPVSYRLRLTLHREPGTDRTPTVWRAGAMASDVPDRFTVPAAEHRTVRELLVPRYSQNTHIGQYPEYDNGGEAWCSPTSSQMIVEFWGRRPTARQLSWVDPSYADPQVCHAARFTYDSQYAGCGNWPFNAAYAATYDDMNAVVTRLRSLTDLETLIDAGIPVITSQSFLEGELTGAGYGTAGHLMTVIGLTPGGDIIANDPASPTNQAVRRVYRRREWENIWLRTKRYDANGKVRSGTGGVCYIFWPVKSAPSQHRALRALGLV
- a CDS encoding SDR family oxidoreductase, with the translated sequence MTPPPAGAVVTGAGRGLGRLLAALLVERGYRVLVTDIDEAAARATAQKLGPDVLWATVDVRDEEQVAAARDHVMTEAGRLDIWVNNAGVLATGPAWEQPPEARRLMLEVNALGTVNGTVTAIEAMRDAGGHIVNIVSLAGLTAVPGEAVYAASKHAAIGFSLSTLADLRLAGIEDIDISCVCPDGIWTPMLHDKLDDPASALSFSGRLLQPTDVVTAVRKVLDRPRPVTSVPGWRGLQVRLADAFPGLGLRALPLMVARGRRVQHRMSARLRQGA